A genome region from Acidimicrobiales bacterium includes the following:
- the rplJ gene encoding 50S ribosomal protein L10 → MATSVRDPRPSKVAVVDEVRERLAGSGAAILTEYRGLRVSELQALRRSLAAAGGEYKVFKNTLVRRAAHESGLGALEELLVGPTAIAFVHGDVAAVARVLRDFARTHPSLVVKGGLVGTSVIDERAAAALADLPTREQLLALVAGALAAPLQRFAALLKALPQNFAYGLAALVEARGAPAERAEGA, encoded by the coding sequence GTGGCAACGAGCGTGCGGGACCCGAGGCCGTCGAAGGTCGCGGTCGTGGACGAGGTCCGCGAGCGCCTGGCGGGCTCGGGCGCGGCGATCCTCACCGAGTACCGCGGACTGCGCGTCAGCGAGCTCCAGGCGCTGCGCCGCTCGCTCGCCGCCGCGGGCGGTGAGTACAAGGTGTTCAAGAACACCTTGGTGCGGCGCGCGGCCCACGAGAGCGGGCTCGGGGCCCTCGAGGAGCTCCTCGTCGGGCCGACCGCGATCGCCTTCGTGCACGGCGACGTCGCCGCGGTGGCGAGGGTGCTGCGGGACTTCGCCCGCACGCACCCGAGCCTCGTCGTGAAGGGCGGCCTCGTCGGTACGAGCGTCATCGACGAGCGGGCGGCCGCCGCGCTCGCCGACCTCCCGACGCGCGAGCAGCTGCTCGCCCTCGTGGCCGGCGCGCTCGCCGCCCCGCTCCAGCGGTTCGCGGCGCTGCTCAAGGCGCTGCCGCAGAACTTCGCGTACGGGCTCGCGGCGCTCGTCGAAGCCCGCGGCGCGCCGGCCGAGCGCGCCGAGGGCGCCTGA
- the rplL gene encoding 50S ribosomal protein L7/L12 has protein sequence MVTKQEILDGIASMTVLELSELLKEFEERFGVTAAAPVAVAAPAPAGASAPEPVVEEQEEFDVVLASAGDKKIQVIKEVRALTSLGLKEAKDLVDSAPKPVLEKVSKEDAEKAKAQLEAAGATVELR, from the coding sequence ATGGTGACCAAGCAGGAGATCCTCGACGGGATCGCGAGCATGACCGTGCTCGAGCTCTCCGAGCTGCTCAAGGAGTTCGAGGAGCGCTTCGGCGTGACGGCCGCCGCCCCGGTCGCCGTCGCTGCGCCGGCCCCGGCCGGCGCGAGCGCGCCCGAGCCGGTCGTCGAGGAGCAGGAGGAGTTCGACGTCGTCCTCGCCTCGGCGGGCGACAAGAAGATCCAGGTGATCAAGGAGGTCCGGGCGCTCACGAGCCTCGGGCTCAAGGAGGCGAAGGACCTCGTCGACTCGGCACCCAAGCCGGTGCTCGAGAAGGTGTCGAAGGAGGACGCGGAGAAGGCGAAGGCCCAGCTCGAGGCCGCGGGCGCGACCGTCGAGCTGCGCTAG